The genome window CCTTAACTGGGCAGGATCACTTCTCACTTGTCgattcatcaccaccatcaccatcacgCTGCATCTGACCCTCTTCTATCGTGGAAAGTTCCATCCCGTCGGGAAACCCTACAGCCGGAACCGTAAACAATGAAACACGGTATAGCTCATCTCTCATATGGTCGTCGTTTCGTTTCATGTTTCTTGTGATGACTTTATTTTAGTTGATAATCACGGGTAGCCGCCGTGGACtgtctttttttatttttcttgcCGTCTCTTCTCACCTCGCTCCTTTGGTTGCCCATCTCCTGTGCTGGAATAAGGCTGCGTTTGCTTACTTCCCATGCCGCATCTATTAATCGATCGGTATCAGATCTGAGGTGCTGTGAGAAATCCTGTTGACACTTTATTCTCCAATATATTCCTGAGGATCCTCTTCATTGAGCTGCTTCTCAGGATTCAACCTCGTCAGCCACCAAGCTTTGAAGGAACAAGAGCCCGATCGACAGACCGTCTTGCACCACACGCACATATGCAGACAAGCACACCATGGCGCCTATCATGAGGAATCGGATCTCATCGCCTCTCGAGGCTGGCCCATCCATCGCCGACAGCCTACCGGTCTACGTCAACGAGGCCTTGGATTATGCGTCGAAGAGACTGGCTAAGAAGGGGGCCAACATTACACTGCTTGTTGTTCGCCGCGACTACCAACTGCCGACATCCACCATTGTTACCTCTCCGACCTTTACGCCAGGCTCGCACGTCCTCAACACAGCAGCATTGCGGCCTACCCTGCCTCCTGTCTCGAGATTGGAAGCCCTCAAGCAGTTCGTcaagctcaacaacagcacaaCGAGTGACGGAAGTGTACGAGAGAGGATTGTCCATATTCATTTGGATCGGTTCAGTGATGGCACCGTATCACCTGCCTTCAGCGAGGCTTCTGCCATTTCCAGCTCCACCTACTCCTCGGTCGACTCGACCTttaccagcaccagcaccagcagcaatCGGTTCCGATGGCCAGGTAGTCCATCTCATTATGGCGGCAGCAGCGTGCCCATGACACCTGCCACGCCTTTCACCGTGATGTCAGACAACAGTGTTGAGCATTCCAGTGTTGCACACCAGACCGGCATGAGGTTCATCCATGCTGAACCTTTGAGCCCCAAAGATGAGAGACTTTTGTCTCAGACAATTGAGAAGACATCCAAGAAGTTCAAGCTGGGGTATGTAGATCCTCAAGGTATCTTCGCCCGCAATCGCTAACCACCAGATCAGATCCGAATGGCTCTCCCGACCAGTCTCagcctcttccctctccctccctccagaTCTCATCCGCCTCTCGCTCTCACAAAACCAgcccctcttcacctcatcCCACCTCAATCTCCTCTCACTCGACTCCCTCTACACCTTCCGCACAGCCTTCCAAGCCTACGCCCGCACCCGCTCCTCCTACCGTCTGGAAGACGCCGTCGACGAGCTCCGCCGCCTCTACCTCTCCAACGGCCGGCGTCCTCTACTCAAgagcatcctcctcaactctTACCGATGGCTCGACCCCATCTGCGACCACTCCCTAAGCCAGGTCTGCCGCATGTACGAGCGTGCCTACGGCAGCAACGTCATCAGAGACGACACCAAAGATGCCAGCGGCGCAGCATGGCCATTAGTAGCCGAAGACAAAGAAATTCTTTTCACGCTCAACTCCCCGACCGACTCGGAAAccgaagacgatgatgatcttgacgatgacgaaAAGTTTGACCTCAAGGCGATAGAAGCATGGTACcgcaccacctccatccatcatcatcaccaccaaccaccaccaccaccaccaccaccaccaccaccaccaagagaaCGAGAAAGGACAGTCCTCAGAATCGACCCCCTCCGCTCTCACCCTTCCAATTCCCCGCATGATATCCTTTTGCCATCTCCCGTCCGTCCAGCTCCTGTCCCTATCCCGGAAGAAAGGAGGACAACAACACCTAAACTTTTCCCCGCCCCACCAGGGAGAAACCCAGCGTTGTTGCAGTTGAAACTGCAAACCACCTTTGAGAAACGTCTCCCTTTGCCCCCAAGAGAGGAGGAAACTCACTCCCCCATCTcagaacaaaaagaagaaaaagaagaagaagaagaagaagaagaagaagagcacaCCGCCCGTCCCCAAAGCGCGGTTAGATCGTTCCCTCCTCCTACCATTTTGACTACTGCCAAACCGGAGAACGGCTCCGCTCCCCCATCAGCCCAGTGGTCAAAAACCAGTTTTTCCCTCAACGAGATCATGCTCTCACCCGACGGATCAGGGTCAGGGTCAGGTGGGGTAGGTGATAACGAACCagaagaaagggaaagagTCGGACCTCTAACACCAAACGGCTACGACGACATCAGCCCCATCACCAGAGGAGAGTGGGGGTTTTTGTTCCCTGTCGTGGCGGAGAGGCAGAGGATGGTCAGGGTCGAGACTTGTACTTAGGTGATAAACAACCGGGTTGGAGAGATGATTCAGTTTTtatatacatatatatatattcaCACCTACTTATTTACCCGCCCCGCCTGTCCGTATGACAGACAACAAAACATCATGCATTCTCCAACAGCACAAGGTGAATGAATTTGGAGCTTATACATACCCACCCACCCGTCGTTTTCAATctacaccaccaaccaccgcAAAACAACAGGGCAGTAAGCGGTACAGCTCAAGATATCTCTCGCAaaacctcctcaatctcttAATCTATGGAAGTTAGGTATTCTGACCCCGAGTATCAGGAAAGACCCAAACCTAGAAAAAACCCCCTCTTaaaccccaaccaacccccgtGTGATTCTTTGCTCTTTCCTGGtctgggtgggtgggtgtttCTTCCCGCCGCCCCCCAAAATGCCCTTcagtcaccaccaaccctgaAATAATAAACCCATTGTTTGAAtaccaaaaacaaaacctcGCTGAGCCTTTCAAACCAAAAGGTCtaggagagaaaagagaataCATTGACAGAACCAAcgcccccaccaacccagaacccaaaacccaaaGACAGACCATAAGAAAAAGAGAACCGAGTTCATTCCCAATACTCACCCCCTAGATGAGATGCCAGATTTAATAACAaaaccctcttcccccctttCACCCCCCATCATGTGCAAGGCGTGAGCTCTTCTCCCTTAAAAAACGCCATCGCTTTcaccaaacaaaaacaaattCTCGCAAGGAGCGCTGAATTCAAGTTGAGAGATCTTATTGATCATGTCCTTTCGTTTGGCCTCTCCTACGAGAGGAAAAAATGGCGTCTTTTCGCTGACGACGACTCTTCATCAAAAGAAGCCGcaagggagaaaaaaaaaagaaataattaCAATAAAAAGGTAAATCAATCCATCAtagagaaagggggggggccTCAGTTCGATGGTCGAGTTTCAACCCGGCGTGGGTCAGCGTGCGaatccatccatcttcaCTGCAAGTCCACATCCTGCAGTGCGGCGTTTGCTGCAAAGACGCCAAAGCTGTCGAGCTGCCCAGAGCAGATCGATGAGTTCTCCCAGTCTGCAAATAAGGCTTGGTCATCAGCCAGCCGTGTTGCTGGAGGCGATGCTGGATGAGTCACTGTAGTACATACCCGAGCCGTcttcctcaagctcctcgacgACTGTAAGTCTCGTCACCGAGTCCAAGATCACTGCGCTGGCTGTTAGCGTCTGATAAATTAAACAGGTCTCAGGCATCTCGATGCTCACCCGTGCTAAGCTCGGTGAACTCTTGGCCCTGCTTGTCTTCAGCCGGGTTTTCGAGGTCGAAGTACTTCCTGCACTTGGTGATCACTCGCTGTAAGCTTGCGACAACATGCTGGGAGACATCGGCATTTCGGATAACATAGTTGTCGCGTAGGTAGTAGAGACACTGCAGACCAAGTGCCCTGGCAGTCTGGTTCATCCTTTCAGCCATACCCATGCCCTCATCTTCGTCCGAATCCTCCTCGGATATGATGTTCTCGGCTTGCACAGTATAGGTGCGGTGAGTGAAAAGCCTCTCTTGCAAGAACTGCTCGACTTCTGCCCCGACAGCCGGTTCATAATAGCCAAGCAAGCTGGGGGCCCATTCCACCAAGTTCTCAAGACCGATCAGATGGATATCTTCCTCGTTCTCTCCCGAACACTCTCTCGGACCATCAAATGCTATCCGCTGAAAATCCAAAAACGCCTTGCCCTCTGCAGTCTGCAGGCTTTTACATTCCTGGGTCACATGGCGGATCAAGTCGTTGACCATGCCGAATCCGCTGGCGTACCGAAGAAAGATCTGACCAGCCACCTTGAGATAGGGTGCGGATAGTGTGCCATGCGAAGTGCTGCCACTGATCCCCTGACGCAACGTCCTATAGATTGCTTCCTCCATCTGCAGACTCTGCTTCATCAGATTTGTGAGAATCGAGTGGGTGGCCTTTTCGTTCTGTCCAATCAGGATAAGTCGATCCACAAAGATATTGCATCCGTACTTGGGCCACTCCATCCACAGGACTTTGGCTTCGGCGTTGGTCATGGTGAGCATCGAGCCCGAGTCAGCTTGTTGACGAGCATAACGGGTCCTATCGTGGGGCTCCGTTATCGGCACTCGTGCGAGCACGTAGTCCAGCAGAGCGAGGATGGCTTCGTAGGACGGCGCTCGAGTCTGTTGTCTCCGAGAGACTGCCCCGGCCATCCTGTAAATCTGTGGTGGCAAGTCGCCGAGGCCAGGATCGGCTGCTATAATCCACAATAGTGACTCGAGGTGGCCGTGTCCAACGAAGCCCGCGAGTTCTTTAGGACCAAGTTGCACGAAAGCCAACATGAAACCGAACACTTCAGGCCATGATCGAAGGTTGGTGTGGAAGTGAAGCCAGAGCTGGTTGATCAACGTCAGGATTGTCTCAATGTCCGTAGATCCGCCCTCGTCGGATGCGTCATCTTCGCCAACCTCTGTTCCTGGCCCATAATAGAACGAAGGTATTTGCTCCTTGACAGTCTGAATGGTTCGGAGCACTAGGTTGCCAACGCCTTGGCGAACATCAGGATCGACATTTCTCTGGAGCATCACCCTAAAAGTCTCCGGAGTCTCGTCAAAGTACTTGATGAGAAGGTGAGAGCAGCCCCCGCAGCTCTGAACCAGGTTTTGGATGCGGGCAGCAAGTTCAGAGAAGTGAGGAGTGTCCTTGACGCGGGACGCAACCTGATCCAAGTGCCCAATCGCCATCCACAGAGCCGTGGTCTCCAGGCTATGGCCATCGCTACACAGCGGCTGGATCGTCCTGAGGCGTATCAGGGCCGAGATCACAAACTGGATTTGGTATGGGTCAAACAAGCAATGCCTCCGGAGCAATAACGTGTTTTGCTCATGGATGGACCCCTCCAAGCGGTCTGGCACCGGCACGCGAAGTGGCACCGAAAGCTTGGCTTGCTGAAGGTACTTTTGCTGACTTGCTGCCAGAGATGATGCTCGCTCGTAGAACAGCATGTAAGCGCTGTATTGCTTGTCGTACTGAACGCCGTTGGACTGATACTGTACCGAATAATCCGGACCCCCGAAACAGGCATGTTCCAAGTTCGCTGGGTTCCAGGCCGTCACTACATCGTCGTTGAATTCGATCCAAGTCGGCTGCTCGCTGCTGCTTGGGCGCTCGCGGGTATACGAGTAGTAGTGGCCCGATTCTGCTGTTCCAGAGTGAACCAAGACACCCACGAGCTCAAAGACGTCCTCGAgtccctcgccctcggccgAGGGGTTGCTGAGGTGATCAATCGTGTAGGGTCTCATATCGATCTTGTCCGGAAACTCAAAGTGCTGATTGATCTTGTTTCGTTGCATGGAGCGCAGGTTGAAGTCAAAGCGCTTCAAGTGGAAGATGAGGCTGTCTGGTATGTCTTTTAGGCAGGCCCTCTTTACGGCGTTGACATGACGGTCACAGGTTGAGCACTTGTACTTGTTGTCTCCTTCCATGACCTCACCCTTGACATAGGCCTCCAGGCTCTTAGCCAAAGAGTTGTTGCCTTTCACGTCGCATTGGATTGCCGAAAAGGGTTCCAGTCGTTCAGAGATGTGGGGACACTCTGTAGACCGGACTTGCTGCACAAGTTGGCCACCGTAAAACGAGCGGAACCGGGTCTTGTCCTCTGGTGTAGAGAACTGTCCTTCCCAGCGATCAAACAACAGGTTGTAGAACTCGTCCACATCCATTTGAACGCCAACATCAATCTGACTATCCTCATATGTCTTGATGCTGGCCACGCACTCCTCGGGGTTGCAGGAGCGCGCGATGCTATCCTGCATTTGCGCAAAGACTTTCTGCGTCTGGACAAGAAGAGCCTGTGCGTAGCGAGGATCCCTAACTTTAGCGCCCAGCATAAACCTTCGAAATTCGTGGTTCATGAACAGCTGTGTAAACAACGAATTGAAATAGCAGGTGTTTGAGAGATTTCGGAGGCCCTGGTAACCACAAGGTGCCCGTATagccttttccctctcgaACTGCTGGGGTAATTCGTAGTGATATAAGTCTTCATCGCTacggggatgaagaagaactAAATCATGCATGGCATCGAGAATCCCTTGTAGATCGCCTGGATGGGCATCAAGTGTTGCTAATATGATGCTCATCAGGTTTGCTCGGGTGTGGGGTGTAAGAATCGGCGGTCCAGACACATAGTCTCGTATCTCGTCCATAGAATTGAAGAGGTGTTTCCAAAACAGATCCAGCCCCATCTCCGGCTCTGCTGGGAGGAGTTCCCTTCGCTGCGCGCCCGTGTAGCTGTTGATCAGGGCGTCCACCAGCCGAACAAGAAGACTGGCCACCTGATCGGTGACGTGGGGCTTGGTCACATCCTCGGTGGTGTCATATGCGGCCAACAGGTTAAACCACTGACGCGACAGCTTTCCAACCTCGAGGAGCTCTGGCTGTGCGCTCCTCACTGCTCTGAAGAGGTCCAGACATAAGTTGAGCACCTCAATTGACCGATTCCTGACTGCAGGTTCTACAAGCCCGCATACCAGTGGCCAGAACAGCTTCCTGAAAGCCGTAGCTCTGGTGCGGGCAGGATGACCCTCGAATGAGTCCTCCATCCCACACTTTTGTCGGATGAGCGCGGCAGTTTTCTTGCTGACCGGCGAGCAAGGTTCATGAAGTAACATTCTCTCGATCAGAGGGGGAACTTCTGGTTTGGCGCAGAACGCAGCCATAAAGGCTTCGCTCAAACAACAAGCCTCAAGAATGCTCTGGAAGCATCTCCTCACATGAGCGGGCGGACACCCCGAGACCGCAGCGGCCAGATTTGTCAAGAGTCGTAATAGCAAGGCCTCGTCGAGGTACTGAGATGCTTCCTCTGGTAGCTCCGGTTCGGTTGAAAGAGACACAAACATGTCCAAAAGAGCCGTTTCCAACTCGGTCCGCAGCTCGTGGCTCGGGCACTGGGATGCCACATCATGTGAGATTGCGGGAACAACCAGCGACATGACCCGGGTCAGTGAGTCTGCATACATGCGAAGTGACTCGTGCGTATTCTCGCAACCTGCATCGAATTTCGCCGCGTTCAGACGTTTACGACGGTCAGACAGGTACTCTCGAAGTGCGTACACGGCATAGAGCGACTTGAAGGATTGGCCCACGGGGAACAGATCTTGATAAGAAAGCGAAAGCGTGTCGATGGCCTTGAGTATGCCTTCGTCAGCAGGTAGCTTTACCAAGAAGACGTAGATCTACACGGTCGTGTTGGTTAGCAGTTATTCCATCGAGTTGGGTGACCGGCTCTTACCTCACGAGccaacttctcctccagaGACAAGTATCCCCAAAGCTCTTCAAAGTGCCCGAGGATTTCGACATCTACCGCAGATGCACCTGGTCGGGCTCTTGCCGACACAACTGTCTCGGAATCCTTCTTGACCAGGATGAGGCCGTTGTGAATCTGGAGATCTTCGAGAGACTTGCAGATCTGGTCTTCTGTGGGTACAAAGGGAGCTCCGCGGTAGTACATTCTGTAATTGTTGAACCCTGTTACTTGGCGGATACTAGCCAGAAGG of Podospora pseudopauciseta strain CBS 411.78 chromosome 7 map unlocalized CBS411.78m_7, whole genome shotgun sequence contains these proteins:
- a CDS encoding uncharacterized protein (EggNog:ENOG503P2NN) produces the protein MAPIMRNRISSPLEAGPSIADSLPVYVNEALDYASKRLAKKGANITLLVVRRDYQLPTSTIVTSPTFTPGSHVLNTAALRPTLPPVSRLEALKQFVKLNNSTTSDGSVRERIVHIHLDRFSDGTVSPAFSEASAISSSTYSSVDSTFTSTSTSSNRFRWPGSPSHYGGSSVPMTPATPFTVMSDNSVEHSSVAHQTGMRFIHAEPLSPKDERLLSQTIEKTSKKFKLGSEWLSRPVSASSLSLPPDLIRLSLSQNQPLFTSSHLNLLSLDSLYTFRTAFQAYARTRSSYRLEDAVDELRRLYLSNGRRPLLKSILLNSYRWLDPICDHSLSQVCRMYERAYGSNVIRDDTKDASGAAWPLVAEDKEILFTLNSPTDSETEDDDDLDDDEKFDLKAIEAWYRTTSIHHHHHQPPPPPPERERTVLRIDPLRSHPSNSPHDILLPSPVRPAPVPIPEERRTTTPKLFPAPPGRNPALLQLKLQTTFEKRLPLPPREEETHSPISEQKEEKEEEEEEEEEEHTARPQSAVRSFPPPTILTTAKPENGSAPPSAQWSKTSFSLNEIMLSPDGSGSGSGGVGDNEPEERERVGPLTPNGYDDISPITRGEWGFLFPVVAERQRMVRVETCT
- a CDS encoding uncharacterized protein (MEROPS:MER0185433; COG:O; EggNog:ENOG503NUAQ); amino-acid sequence: MAGALQPEDSRDRAVSSEPCSTRPNPFDDSDISSRKRRRTSLNSVSRSRSVDTIISSPPSPAAGEVPAAALKSDSAMKVDSDPTISTIPTTPEQKPLDLDAEPPSALTSRHVTINVRTPSRLPGASPDSPLSPSFRAATPASPTNVVKLSIEDSELDMAQEDAAQDTPVSSASGHSSPPVEVIAIPPDEDDDFEDGGSIAILDGNEQDPIGVDSYQDPTLNFPCREDHDSWLDAVTKATNYFANHIQIAQKLQEFIEDYLVFAENSSHKRFVISFLQHLDLWLNLPDIVCVMVGRVYPPQKEFRAEIFQFYKWFAKLTAFFVKKDAYDFEKIVADEQGIRLREPITPAYVSALAALVRKRGQENYQRAEDEFYTELQQVIGCFQSYNTTPGGTLTHVLNLAKAEVELIPQYPKLADHVTNLSSLATAVLGRCFFVHSHDSPQAAHRARALIARGYHFFLHMSTSLSTFVDKGPNHFSPENAATLLAALTEIYQIALHVEDVVPHEIIANFRRTHPMLATSHLPEAIAHLWKFNIFVRLIKSGQMQLRVMAAHHMCNDLIGMYKKYHEQGETPNMTTMRFYGEYLLQTGLVKYLLGPTCHPEIAAESHNIIGFLVVSRTYSNEHTDTWWHTVTTTQDTRISDALILMSTRYTHLLPYDVLLHLCEKLNTVPADSFTEPMRLLLLGILQQLMEKTREHRTIPDPPPYELCTRLIKESSCFGPHSPVAHPLLQEAAIKKFRELLTHGHGPTIDIRRAIVMDCLNDIAHPTWSAIGSLWVLHLMARNQIQQNFILLAQENDLPRLLVGELEAAIPAAHAAGFPAVLSGAHNLPRRELLGALIRHKNGLVTKELGLKLWQLLVGPGASCQQDRDVAWELLLSASEQTQIENRFTSTCFTDYLPTLEPEFFCQGTLDFVRAKVLPLVNDPGSIVLDDEESVDHAGIELLWHIVLTALPNSTVAKHAIRTLVRDVYIESKSILTFSYYRARKVHLGLVRRCLRQLSGAASRLKSFAESSIASDDVDAMDVMPSYQEVQEQDLIFVRSLSVLREFHRLHQEKPAFCAPDLQSLILDPPRDVEGESAELKYQSFDETTQTPVQPLSIGKLNTTASLLASIRQVTGFNNYRMYYRGAPFVPTEDQICKSLEDLQIHNGLILVKKDSETVVSARARPGASAVDVEILGHFEELWGYLSLEEKLAREIYVFLVKLPADEGILKAIDTLSLSYQDLFPVGQSFKSLYAVYALREYLSDRRKRLNAAKFDAGCENTHESLRMYADSLTRVMSLVVPAISHDVASQCPSHELRTELETALLDMFVSLSTEPELPEEASQYLDEALLLRLLTNLAAAVSGCPPAHVRRCFQSILEACCLSEAFMAAFCAKPEVPPLIERMLLHEPCSPVSKKTAALIRQKCGMEDSFEGHPARTRATAFRKLFWPLVCGLVEPAVRNRSIEVLNLCLDLFRAVRSAQPELLEVGKLSRQWFNLLAAYDTTEDVTKPHVTDQVASLLVRLVDALINSYTGAQRRELLPAEPEMGLDLFWKHLFNSMDEIRDYVSGPPILTPHTRANLMSIILATLDAHPGDLQGILDAMHDLVLLHPRSDEDLYHYELPQQFEREKAIRAPCGYQGLRNLSNTCYFNSLFTQLFMNHEFRRFMLGAKVRDPRYAQALLVQTQKVFAQMQDSIARSCNPEECVASIKTYEDSQIDVGVQMDVDEFYNLLFDRWEGQFSTPEDKTRFRSFYGGQLVQQVRSTECPHISERLEPFSAIQCDVKGNNSLAKSLEAYVKGEVMEGDNKYKCSTCDRHVNAVKRACLKDIPDSLIFHLKRFDFNLRSMQRNKINQHFEFPDKIDMRPYTIDHLSNPSAEGEGLEDVFELVGVLVHSGTAESGHYYSYTRERPSSSEQPTWIEFNDDVVTAWNPANLEHACFGGPDYSVQYQSNGVQYDKQYSAYMLFYERASSLAASQQKYLQQAKLSVPLRVPVPDRLEGSIHEQNTLLLRRHCLFDPYQIQFVISALIRLRTIQPLCSDGHSLETTALWMAIGHLDQVASRVKDTPHFSELAARIQNLVQSCGGCSHLLIKYFDETPETFRVMLQRNVDPDVRQGVGNLVLRTIQTVKEQIPSFYYGPGTEVGEDDASDEGGSTDIETILTLINQLWLHFHTNLRSWPEVFGFMLAFVQLGPKELAGFVGHGHLESLLWIIAADPGLGDLPPQIYRMAGAVSRRQQTRAPSYEAILALLDYVLARVPITEPHDRTRYARQQADSGSMLTMTNAEAKVLWMEWPKYGCNIFVDRLILIGQNEKATHSILTNLMKQSLQMEEAIYRTLRQGISGSTSHGTLSAPYLKVAGQIFLRYASGFGMVNDLIRHVTQECKSLQTAEGKAFLDFQRIAFDGPRECSGENEEDIHLIGLENLVEWAPSLLGYYEPAVGAEVEQFLQERLFTHRTYTVQAENIISEEDSDEDEGMGMAERMNQTARALGLQCLYYLRDNYVIRNADVSQHVVASLQRVITKCRKYFDLENPAEDKQGQEFTELSTVILDSVTRLTVVEELEEDGSDWENSSICSGQLDSFGVFAANAALQDVDLQ